The genomic region TCGAGTTGAAACCCACATTCAACACTTTCAAATTCGACAGACCTTCCAGCATGTATGCTGTGATTTGTGTCAAGTTGTTTCGGTGCAACCAGAGCCTTTCCAAAGTGGTACCGCTGCTGAGGTACTCCTGCACGTTGAATTCGCTCAACTCGTTGTGGTCCAGGTACAATCGCTTCAACTGTGACATGTTCCCAAAAGCGCGTGTCTCAACGCTTGAGATCTGGTTTCGCGACAGCGACAAAGTGTGAACTGTCAAGTTGTTGAAAACGTTCTTCGTGATCGTGGTCAAGGTGTTGTTTTCAATTCGCAGTCGTTCCATTTGGGGCAAGTTGACGAAAGCTCCCGGAGCAAGGGTCTTCACCCCGCACTCGTTGAAACTCAAATACGTCACATTTAAATCTTTGAAAACTCCTGAAGGAATGTTGTGGAGTTCGTTGCTGTAGAAAGTGAGGAACTGGAGGTCTGGGAAATTCTTGAATGCATCTTCGCTTATCCCATTGATGGCGCGCTGTATCGTCAACCGTTCGATATTCCTGGCACTCTCTACTGACACTTGCTGGAATTGCTCCAGATCGGTCTTCATGGAAGGGTAGATCATCACACTCTTCTGCAGGTTGCGGTCGTTGGTGTACAAGTCTTGCAAAGTGTCACAGTAGCTGTCAGTCTTGCTGACGACAATACACTTTTCTTCACTTTCTTCGCACAGAATTGCTAACACGAGTGTTACAAACAGCGCGAAGCAACTAAGCGCCATTGCTAATTGTCACATTTTACCAGTTGCACTGACGCTAACAACTCCTCAATTGAACTTTGTTTGAAGATGGTAATCCCCAAGTCCGTGTCTTGTTTTTTGCGATTGCATCACGTGCTGGTTATCTGGAGCCAGTGGCGGCGATTATGAAGGTTTTTGGGAGAAATTGTCGTGACAAAAATAATGGCGCGTCGATTTCCGTACGGTGTTATTTGCACAACAACCAACAGAAAGTAACAGTCGTTATCCTTGGCCACAAAGTATAGCGGTTACGACATTTTTATCGACTCGTGGGCAGTCTGTGGGTATTTCTTATGGACCTAACCAACTGTAAAATAGAGTTACATGTCAATCGCCCCTTCATCAAAGTAATGAGCAAAGGAACACAATCTAAATTTGCAAATCGGAGAGAAACCAAGATCATGACCAGTCGATGGTTTCCGGGTTCTGGTGGTGGCCGATGTAGGTTGCGGTTTTGTTTCACGAGAGGAACTGAAACTGTGGAGAAATAAGAAGACCGCAATCTGCACGGAACGGTGCTGCAGTTGGAAACCTTGATTGATGGCGTCGAACAATGGGTTCCACATCCAGCGCTACTGGAGGTATTGACGTGTTTTTAACTGAATCAGAACTGGAAGGTAATGAACCTCAAGGTTTTTACGATTTTGTTTTATGGTAATAGGTGCGGTTTAATTTCCATTCggcttaaaaatatttaaaattataataaattaatattcagtCGGCGAAAGAAATGGAGTgataaattatacagggtgtcaaaaaattcgccaattccgaattcagaccgttgtaggggatcacttcagtagtccaaatatggaaataaaaatttttttcttaaaaatggaacggcaacgtagctagaatagtattttgtcactgtagaacaaaattaaagtgtttatatattcttcaggaagagcgattttttttctaagtattttttgagctctactgggtccttccctaccacgctctgaattcggaattcgcgaattttgagacaccctgtacatataaaaatgtaagaaTGTATTTGGTGTTGACAAACCGGAGAAGTCAGAACATGATGATGAGGGATTAGTGGAGAGAAAGGTCAACTGGTATTGACAAGTGGGAAGAAAAGGGGGAGTGGCTAAGAGAAAGAGGGACAGGAGTAAGAAACTGTAGGGGAGGAAGAGAGAAaaaggagaaagaagaaattcaatttagaaaattgaaaaaaaggtGTAGaagtgttggattttctcatgggctatgagtcatatctgggCAAACGACTAATAGTAATATCGGTCTCAAATTTACAggtttttcactggtttattgCTCGGCCTTCGTgtagatatttccaaggtcacagcccatgagagaatccaactcCTTTACAATGCGATAGCATTGGTAGAATAATTAATACAAAGGGGGAAATATTGTCAAAAGAACTAAAGAATAGAGAAAAAGCATTAGAGAAAGTGATTTTAGAGTTGTGCTTTTAAATGTTCTTTCCAAAATAATGCAAAAGGATTTCGTCTTTCCTTAACAACGATTTACACAAACTGTATCACTTTCTGCATAGATGAGTGGAGCTCCGCGTCCCAAGAGACCAGTTTCGCTTAAGAAAAACTGGTTTAAATCCTGAAATTGTCACTGAAACGCTCGTTTTACTGGACAAATCTCATTATTGCAAGTCGCACGCAAATTCCCTCTTATTCATAGCACTCCGCAATTAATGTGTTATTTTTCCTGCAAGTACTTCGTGCAGAGAATCTAATCGCCCGAGCCATAAATCGAATCGAGCCTTCCTCGGTTTCCACCGGTCTTATCTCTTCTGCCCCGACTCCATCTCTCTTCTGGCTCAACCCACGAATCAATCAGAGACGCGACTTTCGTCGCTGCTGCCAAAAGCGCCGTTCGTTTACCTCGCCTGACAAAAACAGCGCCCACGGTTTCGATTTCACTGTTTTTCGCCTCCGTGGGCGAGAAGGTCCTTGTTTGAGTCGTTGGACCTGTTGCGGAACCAGTTCGAAATCGTTCCCAAAAAATTCCTGTCGGGATTTTTTCCTGGCGGTCCGATTT from Tenebrio molitor chromosome 8, icTenMoli1.1, whole genome shotgun sequence harbors:
- the LOC138136367 gene encoding phospholipase A2 inhibitor-like, with product MALSCFALFVTLVLAILCEESEEKCIVVSKTDSYCDTLQDLYTNDRNLQKSVMIYPSMKTDLEQFQQVSVESARNIERLTIQRAINGISEDAFKNFPDLQFLTFYSNELHNIPSGVFKDLNVTYLSFNECGVKTLAPGAFVNLPQMERLRIENNTLTTITKNVFNNLTVHTLSLSRNQISSVETRAFGNMSQLKRLYLDHNELSEFNVQEYLSSGTTLERLWLHRNNLTQITAYMLEGLSNLKVLNVGFNSISSVEPKALAETPKLTTLVLTHNLLAVMDGGVLPAAGLPDLKVLYLDHNRLTYLSSNFLFRLNALRSMSIGGNPWQCACLDLVLRWLGDNNVELKCDKEYFSGKRPVCLVPSTRSTNNVCVYSYDEKHYELFDSHNKLYPPVSFCIL